Proteins from one Microbacterium hatanonis genomic window:
- a CDS encoding aldo/keto reductase: protein MTIAQPPTVPTDARGVPSRVLRTGRPIPAIGMGTFGSDRYSASDVAAAVEGAIAVGYRLIDCASVYGNEREVGVALAAARGKGVPREDLFVMSKVWNDAHEPDAAIASVRQSLADLQVDYLDAVFVHWPFPNHHSPFADTDARDPDATPYAHDRYMLLWSALESLVDEGVVRHLGTSNVTIPKLELILRDARIAPSLNEMELHPCFQQPQLFQFCVDHDIQSVGYSPLGSPSRPERDRTDDDVVDTEHPVVRRIAADHGVHPAVICLKWAVERGQIPIPFSVKAAQYEGNLAAATGAPLSPTEIEDLKSVERNSRLIKGQVFLWPGAQSWLDLWDVDGTIPGPSGYEREAQGV from the coding sequence ATGACCATTGCCCAACCGCCGACTGTTCCCACAGATGCGCGGGGCGTCCCTTCCCGGGTCCTCAGAACGGGTCGCCCGATTCCCGCGATCGGAATGGGCACCTTCGGCTCGGACCGCTACAGCGCGTCTGACGTCGCCGCGGCCGTGGAAGGGGCCATCGCGGTCGGCTATCGGCTGATCGACTGCGCCTCGGTGTACGGCAACGAGAGGGAAGTGGGTGTGGCGCTGGCCGCGGCCCGCGGCAAGGGCGTGCCTCGAGAAGACCTGTTCGTCATGTCAAAAGTGTGGAACGACGCACACGAGCCCGACGCGGCGATCGCTTCGGTCCGCCAGTCGCTCGCCGACCTGCAGGTGGATTACCTCGACGCCGTGTTCGTGCACTGGCCGTTTCCCAATCACCACTCGCCCTTCGCCGACACCGATGCGCGGGATCCCGACGCCACTCCTTACGCTCACGACCGGTACATGCTCCTGTGGTCGGCGCTGGAGTCCCTCGTCGACGAGGGGGTCGTTCGCCACCTGGGTACCTCGAACGTCACCATTCCCAAGCTCGAGTTGATTCTTAGAGACGCGCGCATTGCACCCTCACTGAACGAGATGGAGTTGCACCCCTGCTTTCAGCAGCCGCAACTCTTCCAGTTCTGCGTCGACCACGACATCCAATCGGTGGGCTACTCCCCGCTGGGATCCCCGTCTCGCCCGGAACGTGACCGCACTGACGACGACGTCGTCGACACGGAGCATCCTGTCGTCAGGCGGATCGCCGCGGATCACGGCGTCCATCCCGCCGTGATCTGCCTCAAGTGGGCGGTCGAACGGGGGCAGATCCCGATCCCGTTCTCGGTGAAGGCCGCGCAGTACGAGGGGAACCTCGCGGCGGCGACGGGTGCGCCCCTCTCCCCGACCGAAATAGAGGACCTCAAGTCGGTCGAGCGGAACAGCCGGTTGATCAAGGGGCAGGTGTTCCTCTGGCCCGGCGCGCAATCCTGGCTCGATCTGTGGGACGTCGACGGGACGATTCCCGGGCCCTCGGGGTACGAGCGCGAAGCCCAGGGAGTCTGA
- a CDS encoding zinc-dependent alcohol dehydrogenase family protein, with product MISPSTLKDDDVLAAYLPGARNVDLREVPDPVPGVGEVLLATKASTICGSDLRAIYREHLGEGPEAYQGVIAGHEPAGQVVALGPGVEDLQIGDRVVVYHISGCGLCADCRQGYQISCSSPERRAYGWQRDGGHSDLMIANRRDLLVLPDSLSYLDGACVACGFGTAYEALLRLDLSGRDRLLVVGLGPVGLAAGLLAKAMGVTEIIGADPSPERRELAERLGAATITVSAAQGSEVDAAIDCSGAGAGQLSALQNTRRWGRVVLVGEGGRLSVDVSETIIHRQLTIHGSWVTSTVNMADLLERLDRWGLHPADIVTHTFPLAAAAEAYQLADSGASGKIGIVWQE from the coding sequence GTGATTAGCCCCTCTACGCTCAAGGACGACGACGTGCTCGCTGCCTACCTACCCGGTGCCCGCAATGTGGATCTGCGCGAGGTTCCCGATCCTGTGCCCGGGGTCGGCGAAGTGCTCCTCGCGACCAAAGCCTCGACGATCTGCGGGAGCGACCTGCGAGCGATCTATCGGGAGCACCTGGGTGAGGGCCCCGAGGCCTACCAGGGCGTCATCGCCGGACACGAACCGGCCGGGCAGGTCGTCGCGCTCGGCCCGGGTGTCGAAGATCTGCAGATCGGTGACCGCGTCGTCGTTTACCACATCAGTGGTTGCGGTCTGTGCGCCGATTGCCGGCAGGGGTACCAGATCAGCTGCAGCTCTCCCGAACGTCGGGCGTACGGCTGGCAGCGTGACGGCGGGCACTCGGATCTGATGATCGCCAATCGACGGGACCTCCTCGTATTGCCCGACAGCCTCTCCTACCTCGACGGCGCGTGCGTGGCGTGCGGCTTCGGCACCGCCTACGAGGCGTTGCTGCGACTCGATCTTTCGGGGCGAGACCGCCTCCTCGTCGTCGGATTGGGCCCCGTGGGCCTGGCCGCAGGGCTCCTCGCGAAGGCAATGGGCGTGACCGAGATCATCGGAGCCGACCCGAGCCCCGAACGACGCGAGCTCGCGGAGCGCCTGGGCGCGGCCACCATCACCGTGTCCGCCGCCCAAGGGTCCGAAGTCGATGCGGCGATCGATTGCTCGGGAGCCGGGGCAGGCCAATTGAGCGCTCTCCAGAACACCCGGCGATGGGGGCGTGTCGTCCTCGTGGGAGAGGGCGGACGCCTCAGCGTCGACGTGAGCGAGACGATCATCCACCGCCAGCTGACCATTCACGGTTCGTGGGTGACATCGACGGTGAACATGGCCGACCTGCTCGAGAGGTTGGACCGGTGGGGCCTGCATCCGGCCGACATCGTCACGCACACCTTCCCCCTCGCTGCCGCCGCCGAGGCGTACCAACTGGCCGACTCTGGCGCCTCGGGAAAGATCGGCATCGTCTGGCAGGAGTGA
- a CDS encoding BNR-4 repeat-containing protein, producing MPSPLTRRQNRLTTAAIVAIALTLAALPGGVANASTTASMQQPSASSSDDFERVTGPLGSAWVADRGTWSIASGKAQKAAGPGNNVATHRGLQLGTAYTVAADVDIVSPSPAAREWSGVVANVQGRTSLSYYVLRATTAGGGRDAQWQLLQMANNSTPTVLAQGTVAAPYGTPLRLLLSRDGRDFQVAVTNAATGSILAEATHQLAVTDPTRIGGWAGLYLNSGNLRARDFGLTTTTPAVAPPGTLNCKPAGEYDFSEADQQILETVPVGTTFAGMPVTQRVLTDGADQYVAYYDQDRRLTIAHRDIDATTEWTQQILPTSIGWDSHNYVSLGLDRDRNLHVSGNMHNVALIYFRTSTPGDITTLSPVANMVSPQTENSVTYPEFVNRKDGSLVFSHRNGGSGDGVTYFNVYDESSRTWTRLVDQPLFNGEGSTANPAGTWNAYFENPLLGPDGSFHMIWVWRDTPDAATNSLLTYAKSENLVDWFDSAGNPLTSPFRYGEADIVDPIPDGGGLLNGNAKLGFDAAGAPVVSYHKYDKSGQSQVYAARADGTGEWDVRQISDWTGRWSFGGGGSLDFQVVMRGSKVMSDGNMRVDFACDANAQSIVIDDTLTAVAQAPTPALPAQITTVRGSYPGLQVNLQTDLAGPTEEGTWYLRAESLPSNRDLPRTEWPREGSALELVHVGVAASPADTTDLAAALAEAERRLTEAYSAGSWAPFEAARSHASRTLAEPDATQDDVDDATAALSSAQSALVSALTRLSLTIDSDAVAVGGSIDLSRVRATGTYADGRSAPVATSDLTASPVDTTSPGPTTLTMTASADAVTTGAAPVRASLPLRVLVVWDPASVYTAGDVVLHDGSEWTATWWTRSQTPGGPQGAWQELRTSPDGTVIWTASRIFQAGDVVVHDGVSYEAKWWTRAQAPGEPNGPWKARG from the coding sequence ATGCCATCCCCTCTCACCCGCAGGCAGAATCGCCTCACCACCGCCGCCATCGTGGCGATCGCCCTCACCCTCGCCGCACTCCCTGGTGGCGTCGCGAACGCTTCGACCACCGCCTCGATGCAGCAGCCATCGGCGTCGTCCTCGGACGACTTCGAACGCGTCACCGGTCCGCTGGGATCAGCCTGGGTCGCCGACCGTGGCACCTGGAGCATCGCCTCCGGGAAAGCGCAAAAGGCCGCGGGGCCCGGCAACAACGTTGCGACGCACCGTGGTCTGCAACTCGGGACTGCCTATACGGTGGCCGCCGACGTCGACATCGTGTCCCCCTCGCCCGCGGCGCGGGAATGGTCCGGCGTCGTCGCCAACGTCCAGGGCAGGACGTCGCTCAGCTACTACGTCCTGCGAGCCACGACCGCAGGGGGCGGACGCGACGCCCAGTGGCAGTTGCTGCAGATGGCGAACAACTCGACGCCGACGGTCCTCGCACAGGGGACGGTCGCTGCCCCCTACGGCACCCCCCTCCGGCTCCTCTTGTCGCGAGACGGCAGGGACTTCCAGGTCGCCGTGACGAACGCTGCAACAGGCTCGATCCTCGCCGAGGCGACCCACCAGCTCGCCGTCACCGACCCCACGCGCATCGGCGGGTGGGCAGGCCTCTACTTGAATTCGGGCAACCTCCGCGCCCGCGACTTCGGACTGACCACGACGACCCCCGCGGTCGCACCGCCCGGGACGCTGAACTGCAAGCCCGCCGGCGAGTACGACTTCAGTGAGGCTGACCAGCAGATCTTGGAGACCGTGCCGGTCGGCACGACATTCGCAGGAATGCCGGTCACCCAGCGCGTGCTCACCGACGGCGCCGACCAGTACGTCGCCTACTACGACCAGGATCGCCGCCTGACGATCGCTCACCGCGACATCGATGCCACGACGGAATGGACACAGCAGATTCTTCCCACCTCGATCGGTTGGGACAGCCACAACTACGTCTCGCTGGGCCTCGACCGCGATCGCAACCTGCACGTATCGGGCAACATGCACAACGTAGCGCTCATCTATTTCCGCACGTCCACTCCCGGCGACATCACCACACTCTCCCCTGTCGCGAACATGGTGAGTCCCCAGACCGAGAATTCCGTCACCTACCCGGAGTTCGTCAATCGCAAGGACGGCAGCCTCGTCTTCAGTCACCGCAACGGCGGGTCCGGCGACGGGGTGACGTACTTCAACGTCTACGACGAGTCATCGCGCACGTGGACGCGCCTGGTCGATCAGCCGCTCTTCAACGGCGAGGGCTCGACTGCCAACCCCGCAGGAACGTGGAACGCCTACTTCGAGAATCCGCTCCTCGGTCCCGACGGGAGTTTCCACATGATCTGGGTGTGGCGGGATACGCCGGACGCAGCGACGAACAGTCTGCTCACGTATGCGAAGAGCGAAAACCTCGTCGACTGGTTCGACAGCGCAGGTAACCCGCTCACGTCACCGTTCCGCTACGGCGAAGCGGACATCGTCGATCCGATCCCCGACGGCGGCGGACTCCTCAACGGCAACGCGAAGCTCGGCTTCGACGCCGCCGGTGCCCCTGTCGTGAGCTACCACAAGTACGACAAGTCGGGACAGTCGCAGGTGTATGCGGCTCGCGCCGACGGGACGGGAGAGTGGGACGTCCGTCAGATCAGCGACTGGACGGGACGCTGGAGCTTCGGCGGTGGCGGAAGCCTTGACTTTCAGGTGGTCATGCGCGGATCGAAGGTGATGAGCGATGGAAACATGCGCGTCGACTTCGCCTGCGACGCAAACGCCCAGAGCATCGTGATCGACGACACCCTCACGGCGGTGGCCCAGGCCCCGACACCGGCACTGCCTGCACAGATCACGACGGTCCGCGGCTCCTACCCGGGACTGCAGGTCAATCTTCAAACCGACCTCGCCGGCCCCACCGAAGAAGGCACCTGGTATCTGCGCGCGGAATCCCTGCCCAGCAACAGAGACCTCCCCCGGACGGAGTGGCCGCGCGAGGGCAGCGCGCTCGAGCTGGTCCACGTGGGGGTCGCGGCGTCACCTGCCGACACGACCGACCTCGCCGCAGCGCTGGCCGAGGCGGAGAGGCGTCTTACCGAGGCCTACTCCGCCGGCAGCTGGGCCCCTTTCGAAGCCGCCCGCTCACACGCATCCAGAACGTTGGCAGAGCCGGATGCGACCCAAGATGACGTCGACGACGCGACGGCCGCCCTGTCGAGTGCCCAGTCGGCGCTCGTCTCTGCGCTCACCCGCCTGTCCCTCACGATCGACAGCGACGCCGTCGCCGTCGGTGGCTCGATCGACCTCTCGAGGGTGCGCGCAACGGGCACGTACGCAGACGGCAGGTCCGCGCCCGTCGCCACGAGTGACCTCACGGCAAGCCCAGTCGACACCACGAGTCCCGGACCGACAACTCTCACGATGACGGCCTCCGCGGATGCTGTCACGACGGGTGCGGCACCGGTGCGGGCCTCACTTCCCCTCCGCGTGCTCGTCGTCTGGGACCCAGCATCCGTCTACACCGCCGGAGACGTAGTGCTGCACGATGGATCCGAGTGGACGGCGACCTGGTGGACGCGGAGCCAAACACCCGGTGGTCCGCAGGGCGCGTGGCAAGAGCTGCGCACCTCCCCCGACGGCACGGTCATCTGGACGGCGTCGAGGATCTTCCAGGCGGGCGACGTCGTGGTGCACGATGGCGTGTCCTACGAGGCGAAGTGGTGGACCCGGGCGCAGGCGCCGGGCGAACCGAACGGGCCATGGAAGGCTCGTGGATGA
- a CDS encoding aldo/keto reductase: protein MSEPRARHCVDRLPPLGLGLAQLGNLYRETTEEEASSAIDTAWGAGIRYFDTAPHYGLGLSEQRAGRFLAGRPRDQFALSTKVGRLLIDNPDGATRRDDQGFDVPAATRREWDFSRDGIRRSIDASLARLGLSRIDIAYVHDPDDFADQALHEAIPALEELREQGVLRAIGVGVNHSALASRFVRETDIDLVMIAGRFTLLDQSALEDLLPAARDRDVGIVAAGVYNSGVLSAPRPPRDAKFDYADAPADLLARAHRIADICETFGVSLPEAAVAFPRLHSAVVSVVVGARNGAQAQATADRAAATVPDDLWRTLLDEGLLREGSLTTAPGE, encoded by the coding sequence ATGAGCGAGCCGCGTGCACGACACTGCGTCGATCGGCTCCCCCCGCTGGGACTGGGGCTCGCTCAGCTGGGAAACCTCTACCGAGAAACGACGGAGGAGGAAGCGTCCAGCGCGATCGACACAGCGTGGGGCGCCGGCATCCGGTACTTCGACACCGCCCCTCACTACGGTCTCGGACTGTCTGAACAGCGGGCCGGCCGCTTCCTCGCCGGCCGCCCTCGAGACCAGTTCGCGCTCTCGACGAAGGTCGGCCGCCTCTTGATCGACAACCCCGACGGCGCAACGCGCCGCGACGACCAGGGCTTCGACGTGCCCGCCGCGACTCGGCGCGAATGGGACTTCAGCCGTGACGGTATCCGACGCTCAATCGACGCGAGCCTCGCCCGCCTCGGTCTCTCTCGAATCGACATCGCCTACGTGCATGACCCCGACGACTTCGCCGACCAAGCTCTGCACGAAGCGATACCCGCTCTTGAAGAACTGCGCGAACAGGGTGTGCTGCGTGCTATCGGCGTAGGCGTGAACCACAGCGCCCTCGCCTCGCGGTTCGTCCGCGAGACCGATATCGACCTCGTGATGATCGCCGGACGCTTCACGCTGCTCGATCAGAGTGCGCTGGAGGACCTGCTCCCCGCCGCACGCGACAGAGACGTCGGCATTGTGGCTGCAGGCGTCTACAACTCCGGCGTCCTGTCTGCCCCCCGGCCGCCCCGCGATGCGAAGTTCGACTACGCCGACGCACCCGCCGACCTCCTCGCCCGAGCTCACCGCATCGCCGACATCTGCGAGACGTTCGGCGTCTCACTGCCTGAAGCGGCAGTCGCCTTTCCACGCCTGCACTCCGCCGTCGTGTCTGTGGTGGTCGGTGCTCGAAACGGCGCCCAGGCTCAGGCCACCGCGGATCGCGCTGCCGCAACTGTTCCCGACGATCTCTGGCGCACTCTCCTCGACGAGGGACTACTGCGCGAGGGATCCCTCACCACCGCACCAGGAGAGTAA